The Candidatus Deferrimicrobium sp. DNA segment CCGGTGTCCTGGCACAGGGGGAGGATGAAGTTCGCCGCCACTTCCGCGTTCCGCAGCAGCGCGATCGTCACGCCGCGGTCGTTCGGGGATGCCTGGGGGTCTTCGAGGATCGCCGCCACCTGCTCGAGGTGCTTGGGGCGAAGCAGGAAGGAGACGTCTCGCAACGCCTGGTGGGAGAGGAACGCGAGTCCCTCGGGATCTACCTTGAGGATCTCCTTGCCGTCGAACTTCCTGGTGGAGACGTACTCCTTGGTGAGGAGGCGGTACTTTGTCGTGTCTTTCCCCAGCGGAAACGGGTCCTGGTACGAGAATCCCGGCATTGGGTGGCTCCTTCCGAAGATGGAATGAGGGGGACGGAAAACACCCAGAAGATAGTCCCGCGGAGACGAAACGTCAAGGACGTCCCGTTTCCAGCAGATGAAGGAAGATGGATGGGGTTGCCCGGTGGTCCCGCCGGATGAGATGATGGCCCGATGGAACGATCCGAGCCGTCGGAATCGTGGTGGGTGTACATGATCGCGTGCCGGGGAGAGAAGGTATACACCGGCACGGCGCGGGACCCGGAGGCCAGGTTCCGTACGCACCTCGCCGGCAAGGGGGCCGCGTTCACGCGGGCGAACCCGCCCCTGGAACTCCTTCGCTGCGAGCTCTACCCGAACCGGCAGGCCGCCTGCCGGGCGGAGGCGGCGTTAAAGAAGTTGCCAAGGGAAAAGAAACTCGCGTGGGCGAAACATGACAGTTAAATAACATATATTTATAGACAGGTTATATACCGCAGCTCCTATCGATCTTCGGTGTAAGGAAGTAAAGTGTAAATTTACTGTTGACACTATATAGTGTTTACAGTAAATAGGTCCCCCATGAGCAGCGAACTCCTCCAAGCCATGGATGCGATCCGGGAACGGACCGATCTCTCCATCGAAGAACTGGTCGGACTGATCGCCCGCTGGACGCCCGCCGTCGCGGCGCGGCAGTCCCGCCACAAGGTCACGGAGATTCCCACGGAGAGGACGATCCGGTACTACGTCTCGGCCGGTCTGATCGACCGCCCCCTGCGCTACGAGGGGACGCGCGCTCTGTACGGGTTCCGCCATTTCCTCCAGGCCCTCTCGATCAAGGCGCTCCAGGCCCGATACTTCCCTCTGCGGAAAGTCCGGTCGGTGATCTCCGACCGGACCTCCCTCGAACTCGAGGGGGTCCTGCTGCGGATGGAAGGGGAGCCGCAGATGGAGGCGGAGG contains these protein-coding regions:
- a CDS encoding GIY-YIG nuclease family protein, with the protein product MERSEPSESWWVYMIACRGEKVYTGTARDPEARFRTHLAGKGAAFTRANPPLELLRCELYPNRQAACRAEAALKKLPREKKLAWAKHDS